From Polaribacter haliotis:
AAATTCCACATGTTTTACATTCTACAACAGGCGAAAATCCTCTTCTATTTTGAAATAAAATTACTTGTTCTTTTTCGTCTAAAGCTTCTTGAATTAATTTGAGCATTCTGTCCGAAAAATGACCTTTCATTTCCTTTTTCTTGTGCTTATCTTTAACGTCAATTAATTCTATTTTTGGTAATTGCACATTTCCATGACGTCTGTTTAACTGGACAAAACCATACTTTTTTTGTTCTGCATTAAAATAGCTTTCCAAAGACGGAGTTGCAGAACTTAATAAAATTTTTGCTTTGTGAATGTTAGATAAAACAATGGCAGAATCTCTTGCATTGTATCTTGGTGAAGGCTCGAATTGTTTGTAGGAAGTTTCGTGTTCTTCATCTACAACTATTAAACCTAAATTAGAAAAAGGCAAAAATATAGATGAACGAGCTCCTAAAATTATTTGTGCTTTCGATTTATTTTCCAACACATTATTCCACACTTCTACTCTTTCGTTCATAGAATATTTGGAATGAAATACAGAAATCTGATTTCCAAAATAAACCTGTAAACGAGTAATTATTTGTGTGGTTAATGCAATTTCTGGCAATAAGAATAAGACTTGTTTTCCTTCGTCTAAAACTTCTTGCATCAATTTTGTGTAAACTTCTGTTTTCCCAGAACTTGTAATTCCGTGTAAAAGTGTTACGTCTTTTTCTTTAAAAGTTTCTTTGATTTCTTTTAGCGCAATTTCTTGAAATTCGTTTAGCTTTTTTAAATCGTTTGTATCTCCTTTAAAACTAATTCTATCGGTTTTAATGTGATAAAATTCGAAGATGTTTTTATCAACCAAAGATTTTAATATTGAAGAAGAAACATTTGCTTTCTCTTCTAAATCTTTGGCTTTTATCGGCTTTTTAGTTGTTGATAATTGAAAGAAAGTTAAAACAGCATCTCGTTGTTTTTTTGCTCTTGATAATTCTTCTAAAAGTGAATTTAAAGATGCATCTGAACTATAATCTGAATGCAAACGAACATATTTTACCAATTTTGGTTTGTACTGTTCGTAAATTTCTTCTTTAATGTAAATGGCTGATTTTTTAATCAGTTCATTTACAATGGGCATTACTTTTTTCTTGCCTAAAATATCTGCAACCTGGTGTATTGTTAATTGCGATTGATGTTGTAATGCTTCAAAAATGAGAAACTCGTCATCTTCTAAAATAGTTTCGTCTGTAAAAGCTTCGTTTTTATAAACAATAGTTTCACTTTCTAATAAAAAGGCTGATGGCAAAGATGCTCTATAAACATCGCCTAAAGAACACATATAATACTTAGCAATCCAGCTCCAATGTTTTAATTGTTGCTCATTTACCAAAGGTTTTTCATCTAAAATTTGGTTGATTTCCTTTGCCTCGTATAAAGTTGGTGCAGTTGTATGAATTTCATAAACCAATGC
This genomic window contains:
- the priA gene encoding replication restart helicase PriA, which gives rise to MIHFINVILPIPLQKTFTYSVTEEEANFLQKGMRVAVSFGKTKMYTALVYEIHTTAPTLYEAKEINQILDEKPLVNEQQLKHWSWIAKYYMCSLGDVYRASLPSAFLLESETIVYKNEAFTDETILEDDEFLIFEALQHQSQLTIHQVADILGKKKVMPIVNELIKKSAIYIKEEIYEQYKPKLVKYVRLHSDYSSDASLNSLLEELSRAKKQRDAVLTFFQLSTTKKPIKAKDLEEKANVSSSILKSLVDKNIFEFYHIKTDRISFKGDTNDLKKLNEFQEIALKEIKETFKEKDVTLLHGITSSGKTEVYTKLMQEVLDEGKQVLFLLPEIALTTQIITRLQVYFGNQISVFHSKYSMNERVEVWNNVLENKSKAQIILGARSSIFLPFSNLGLIVVDEEHETSYKQFEPSPRYNARDSAIVLSNIHKAKILLSSATPSLESYFNAEQKKYGFVQLNRRHGNVQLPKIELIDVKDKHKKKEMKGHFSDRMLKLIQEALDEKEQVILFQNRRGFSPVVECKTCGISPQCPNCDVSLTYHKYRNELRCHYCNYQRAMPNSCGSCGSNTLDTKGFGTEQIELELKELFPDFKIGRMDLDTTRGKFGYQKIIGAFEAREIDILVGTQMLSKGLDFDNVTLVGILNADSMLNFPDFRAHERAYQLMVQVSGRAGRSKKQGNVAIQTYNPYHQILQQVSTTNYTEMYKEQLQERWQYKYPPFYRLIKITLKHKDYNKVDSGINWLFKALYNSFGEHVLGPTAPAVSRIRNQYIKNLVIKIPPKQNLTNTKAQVTKIRNTFEAVKDFRPIRFIVDVDAY